ACAACCGAAATCGCCGGGAGGATCTTGGCCTTCTCCACCTCGCCGCCGATGAGCCCCCCAAGCATCGCGAAAAGCACCATCATAAGCACGACCGAGATCACGGATCCCGGCGTCAGGAGCTCTTTCAGCTCTTTCTTCACTATGTTGGTAAGATGGCTCATGCGTTTTTCACCGCCTTCACAAAGACTTCCTCGAGGTTATCCGCATTGAACTGTTTCTTCAGATCCTCAGGCGTCCCCATCAGGATGATGTTCCCGTGGTCCATCATAGCGACCCTGTCGCAGAGCATGTCGACCTCGAACATATTATGGGACGACATTATCACCGTCACGCCGCTTTTCGATATGTCTCTGATGAGCTCTCTGATTTCGAAGGCGTTGATGACGTCCAATCCCGAGGTCACTTCATCCATGATGGCCAGCTTGGGGGACGGCATCACCGCCCTGGCTATGAGCAGCCTGCGCATCATCCCTTTGCTGTAGGTGTCGACCTTGGAGTCTATTCTTTCCCCCAAGTCAGCTATTTCGATGCCTTTGTCGCACATCTCTTTCTGCGTCTCGCCGGACGCGTAGAATTTCGATATGAAATCCAGGTATGCGCGGCCGGTGAGGTCTTTGTATGCGCCCGCATCCTCCGGGAGGTAGCTGATTATCTCCCTGACCTTGTCCGGCTCCGCAGCCACGTCATATCCGCAGACTTTTATCGTACCCGACGTTATGCGCAGGATGGTAGATATCATCCTCAGCGTGGTGGTTTTCCCCGCGCCGTTGTGCCCGATTAGCCCGAAGATCTCGCCTTTCCTGACGTTCAGCGATATCCCATGCACGGCTTCTCTGTTGCCGTAGGATTTATGCACGTCATCTAGGACCAATGCATATTCAGACATCCGCTTTTCTGCGGTGTCATTTCCGTTCTCCATGCTATCTCCCTGCCTCCATGCCGCTGCGATAGATTCGGCGGCACGCATTTCTGACCGGATTATGCGTCTGGTTACTTAATGTTCATCATATTTTCGAATCATTTTCGAAGAAGGTAAGGGCCAGGGGCCGCATGCCAAACTGACCCTGGCCCTCGAATCGATACGCCTGATGGCTGAGCTTCTGGGTCTTGTCTTCCGCTGAGGAAGGCAGCAAACCCCTTGCGGGTTCCTGCGGGGGCCTGCAGGATTCGGATTGGAATCCCTTGTCGCGACCTTATAATTATTGCCTGGCTGTTTTCGGCGTTCCAATTCGGCCGTCCATCGCGTCTGCAACAATTATCGCCCAAGAATCGCTGTGAAAAGGGAAAAAACCGCGGGAATCCCGCGGAAGGGGACGATTTATGCCTGGGTCCTGCCCATGGCGGCGTTGATCGTCTCTTGGAGGGATTGGAACCTCTCTCTCAGTCCGCTCTCCTGGCGGGCGAGGGATCCGATCCTCACGTCCATGAGCTCGATGGACTCCTCAAGCTCGCTTCTCAGGGCCTGGACGTCCTCGACCTTTATCAGGAGGGTCCCAACGGATTTGTAGACCGCTCCGGAACTCTTGCCGAGCTCCTCGAGGGTTCTCTCCATCTCGCGCTTCTGGGAGTCCATCTGCGCCTTTTGGCTTGAGATGGCCTGAAGCTGCTGCTGGACCTGCTGGAACTGCGCTATCTGATTCTGCAGTTGGGGGCTGATACCGTTCATTGTCTTACTTCCGTGAGTCTGTGGATGTCTTCGATTATCCTGATGCATTCCAGATATGAATTGAGCGCTGCCCTCATGGATGTGGCATCGGCGGCTTTGATGCGTATGACGGTGGCCTCCCCATCGGAAACGATTTCCGTCTCCGTGCGGGGAAGCTCCCGTCCCGCCTCAGGGCCGATGGAAGGCAAGGTCGCTTCGGCGGCATCGCCTTCGATCCTGAGTTCGGCGCTGTACATGCTCAGTCCGAATACAGGGTCTTCTTCGTGGAAGGCCTTTCCTTGAAGAATATCTTGGACCCGCATTTCTCGCACTGAAGTCCGAGGGTTTTCGGGTCGCTCCTGACAGGTTCGTTGCATTTGGCGCATCTGTACAATCGGATCACCCGTTCACTGCTCGGAAACCTTGGAGATCTCTTTCTTCGCGTAGGGGCTGTATGCCTCGGCGGCGAATTTGGTTCCGCAGCGTCTGCAGGACCAGATGCCGGAGCTGACCCTCTTCACGGACTCGTGGTGGCAGACGGGGCACTCGTGCTTCGCTTTCTGGCTGGCCTCGATGGTCTTGACCCTGTTGCGAACGATGACTCCGTACCTGGCGCCGAACCTTCCTGCGCTCCCTACTTTGACTGTTCTTTTTGACATCTTAATCACCCGATGATTTTCCTGATCTCAGCACCCTTTTCCACGGCCCTGTCCAGACAGAGGCTCAGTTCGTCCAGGGTGATCGATCCGCATCCTCCTTTCTGCATTGCCCTGAAATTGCCGTTGTCATCAGTGGTGACGGTCAAGCGGGCGGTTGAAATCTGCTCTTCGTCGAAATTTGGGTCTACTATTAAAGTGTTTCCGACCTTCGATTCCGTAACGGATATGGGGGTGCAAGTGACCGGCAGAGGTTTGTCCTCGCCCTTGCCGTATTGGGCGCAAGGGATGGTGGCGGTCTTGAGGGCCGAAACGGCCGCGAGGTTGGCGGCATCGAAAAGGTTGCCGTCGTAGTCATGGACGTAGATGTCCACGAAGCACATCCAAACCTCCTCTCCGGGGGTTATGCACAGGGCCTCGACGTCTACCATGCCGGATTCGCGGATTCCGCGGTCGACGACGCGGGCGAGTTCGATCGCGTCCTCTCCGGGGGGTCCGGATTCGAACGAGGGGTGCGCCATGGGCAGGAATTCCGCTCCGGTGGTGAGCACGCCGATGTTGGGGGTGTCCGCGAACGGGGTGCCGGGGATGATCTTCACTCCGGCCATGACTTTGGTGTTCCCGAGGTACACTCCGGCGGATCCGTCGGCGCTCTCTATGCAATCGGTCTCGATTTTGATGTTCCTGTAATCGGTGGTCCCGCGGCCGTCCTCTCTCTTCCCGTCTTCGAGAAGCTTCATGAT
The DNA window shown above is from Candidatus Methanomethylophilaceae archaeon and carries:
- a CDS encoding ABC transporter ATP-binding protein; the protein is MSEYALVLDDVHKSYGNREAVHGISLNVRKGEIFGLIGHNGAGKTTTLRMISTILRITSGTIKVCGYDVAAEPDKVREIISYLPEDAGAYKDLTGRAYLDFISKFYASGETQKEMCDKGIEIADLGERIDSKVDTYSKGMMRRLLIARAVMPSPKLAIMDEVTSGLDVINAFEIRELIRDISKSGVTVIMSSHNMFEVDMLCDRVAMMDHGNIILMGTPEDLKKQFNADNLEEVFVKAVKNA
- a CDS encoding prefoldin subunit beta — its product is MNGISPQLQNQIAQFQQVQQQLQAISSQKAQMDSQKREMERTLEELGKSSGAVYKSVGTLLIKVEDVQALRSELEESIELMDVRIGSLARQESGLRERFQSLQETINAAMGRTQA
- a CDS encoding DNA-directed RNA polymerase subunit P, whose amino-acid sequence is MYRCAKCNEPVRSDPKTLGLQCEKCGSKIFFKERPSTKKTLYSD
- a CDS encoding 50S ribosomal protein L37ae; the encoded protein is MSKRTVKVGSAGRFGARYGVIVRNRVKTIEASQKAKHECPVCHHESVKRVSSGIWSCRRCGTKFAAEAYSPYAKKEISKVSEQ
- a CDS encoding exosome complex protein Rrp42, whose protein sequence is MMSDIKRDHIMKLLEDGKREDGRGTTDYRNIKIETDCIESADGSAGVYLGNTKVMAGVKIIPGTPFADTPNIGVLTTGAEFLPMAHPSFESGPPGEDAIELARVVDRGIRESGMVDVEALCITPGEEVWMCFVDIYVHDYDGNLFDAANLAAVSALKTATIPCAQYGKGEDKPLPVTCTPISVTESKVGNTLIVDPNFDEEQISTARLTVTTDDNGNFRAMQKGGCGSITLDELSLCLDRAVEKGAEIRKIIG